CAATTTTGGGATGATCAAAATCAAGCAAAAAAAATCTTAAAAGAGCGCAATCAACTGCGTTTATGGGTCGATCCTGTCCTGCATTTAGAAACTCAACTAAAAGATTTAGGCCCCATGCTTCAAGAAGCCATAGAACTTAATGAAGAAGAACTTGTCGAGTCCCTTTATGTAGATCTAGATCAACTTGAAAAAAAACTTTCTGATCTTGAACTCAAACGCATGCTTTCTTTAGAATTTGATCAAAATGCCTGTTTTTTATCGATTAACTCAGGAGCTGGTGGCAC
This genomic window from Chlamydiota bacterium contains:
- the prfB_1 gene encoding Peptide chain release factor 2, translating into MLQEAIELNEEELVESLYVDLDQLEKKLSDLELKRMLSLEFDQNACFLSINSGAGGT